One Pieris brassicae chromosome 11, ilPieBrab1.1, whole genome shotgun sequence DNA window includes the following coding sequences:
- the LOC123715996 gene encoding sodium/hydrogen exchanger 7 isoform X5, translating to MNLLFVYCNIFLYIIVSCDASGTDIALDAKATLLHRIDSLNLLIYTCLLTLTVLTIWVFKHRRVSWLHETGLAVIYGLIVGAIIRYGSSTNEITYIDAHPDPDSKYNLSVPPDMVRFHFPDKIQVTGDGPVPNKTYAYSFRGEIVNVEQNEIDLKATFDPEIFFNIILPPIIFHAGYCLKRKYFFRNLGAILTFAMVGTALSALVIGSLMYGFVQLMPASLASSFTFLDTLYFGALISPTDPLTVLAIFSQLKVDVNLYAMIFGESVLNDAVALVLSGAIQNYEKRYSTDGEFEITAFLQAIGDFIGIFSLSLIVGALMGCFTALMTKFTHVRDWPLLESALFVLMSYAAFLIAEVCELTGVVAVLFCGICQAHYTYNNLSTDSRNRTKQLFELLNFLAENFIFTYIGVSMFTFPKHHFDPWFIIAGFLTSTLGRAVNIYPLSFLMNLGRKPPIPMNFQHMLFFSGLRGAMSFALAIRNTVSEARQAMLTTTSLIVIATVVLQGGAATHALAYLRIPTGYELSQGQNEESDTLPYRDVRNLYQATDVGSSTGRMVVKWGKDESGVIMPCHLNYEDESHRDSGDSGTEKSRLAKLWGALDSRLLKPLLTHARPPLTETLPAFFRPLARLLTTTRQYTQGDNNGLRRTDSDSDLCIDEPQPVPTSIDPQQLWPGLVDTRISVEGITGSNI from the exons ATGAATCTATTATTTGTCTACTGTAAtatctttttgtatataattgtatCATGTGATGCTTCTGGAACCGATATAGCACTTGATGCTAAGGCTACTTTGCTCCATCGTATAGATagtttaaatcttttaatttatacatgtcTTCTTACCCTGACCGTGCTTACAATTTGGGTATTCAAGCATCGTCGTGTGAGCTGGCTCCACGAAACGGGCTTGGCTGTAATATATG gtCTTATAGTTGGTGCCATTATTAGATATGGAAGCAGTACAAATGAAATTACCTATATTGATGCTCATCCAGATCCAGATTCCAAATACAACCTGTCTGTGCCCCCAGATATGGTTAGGTTCCACTTTCCAGATAAAATTCAAGTAACGGGTG ATGGTCCTGTACCAAACAAAACATATGCATACAGCTTTAGAGGAGAAATTGTTAATGTAGAACAGAATGAAATAGATCTAAAAGCTACATTTGatcctgaaatattttttaatattattcttccACCTATTATTTTCCATGCAGGGTACTGTTTAAAAAGA aAATACTTCTTTCGCAATTTAGGTGCTATATTGACCTTTGCAATGGTTGGGACGGCATTATCTGCATTGGTTATTGGATCACTTATGTATGGTTTTGTTCAACTGATGCCAGCATCATTGGCATCAAGCTTCACATTTTTAGACACACTCTACTTTGGTGCACTTATCTCTCCAACAGATCCCTTAACAGTTCTTGCTATTTTCTCACAGTTAAAG GTTGATGTTAATTTGTATGCAATGATTTTTGGCGAAAGTGTCCTAAATGATGCAGTAGCTTTAGTACTTAGCGG agcTATTCAAAACTATGAGAAGAGATATTCAACGGATGGCGAGTTTGAAATAACAGCGTTTTTACAAGCCATAGGCGATTTTATCGGAATATTCAGCCTTTCTCTTATCGTTGGAGCTCTCATGGGTTGTTTCACAGCATTG ATGACAAAGTTTACGCACGTACGTGACTGGCCTCTCCTGGAATCGGCATTGTTTGTCCTCATGTCATACGCGGCTTTCCTCATCGCCGAAGTGTGCGAATTAACAG gtgTTGTAGCGGTACTATTCTGTGGTATATGTCAGGCCCATTACACATACAACAACCTGTCTACGGACTCGAGAAATCGGACAAAACAATTGTTTGAATTGCTCAACTTTTTGGctgaaaactttatatttacatacattggTGTTTCGATGTTCACTTTCCCGAAACACCATTTTGATCCCTGGTTTATTATTGCCGGATTT TTGACTTCAACTCTTGGCCGAGCAGTAAATATCTATCCGCTCTCATTTCTAATGAATCTCGGACGAAAACCACCAATACCCATGAATTTCCAACACATGCTCTTCTTTTCTG GATTGCGAGGCGCAATGTCTTTCGCGCTAGCAATCCGTAACACAGTATCAGAGGCGCGTCAGGCGATGTTGACGACGACATCATTGATTGTGATAGCCACGGTGGTACTGCAAGGAGGCGCAGCGACGCATGCCTTAGCGTACTTGCGTATACCCACCGGGTACGAACTTAg cCAAGGACAGAACGAAGAAAGCGACACGCTTCCGTACAGGGATGTGAGAaat CTGTACCAGGCCACGGACGTGGGCAGCTCG ACTGGCCGCATGGTAGTTAAATGGGGAAAAGACGAGAGCGGAGTCATAATGCCTTGCCACCTTAACTATGAGGAC gaaaGCCATCGTGATAGCGGCGATAGCGGAACTGAGAAATCCCGGCTAGCTAAGTTATGGGGTGCGCTGGACTCTCGTCTGCTTAAGCCGCTGCTTACGCACGCAAGACCACCACTTACGGAGACATTGCCCGCATTCTTTAGACCTCTAGCGAGGCTTTTGACTACCACACGCCAGTACACACAAGGA gACAATAATGGACTTCGAAGGACCGATTCAGATTCGGATCTGTGTATTGACGAACCACAACCAGTTCCTACAAGTATAGACCCACAG CAACTTTGGCCCGGACTTGTGGATACAAGGATTTCTGTTGAAGGTATCACTGGCAGTAATATATAA
- the LOC123715996 gene encoding sodium/hydrogen exchanger 7 isoform X4 — protein MNLLFVYCNIFLYIIVSCDASGTDIALDAKATLLHRIDSLNLLIYTCLLTLTVLTIWVFKHRRVSWLHETGLAVIYGLIVGAIIRYGSSTNEITYIDAHPDPDSKYNLSVPPDMVRFHFPDKIQVTGDGPVPNKTYAYSFRGEIVNVEQNEIDLKATFDPEIFFNIILPPIIFHAGYCLKRKYFFRNLGAILTFAMVGTALSALVIGSLMYGFVQLMPASLASSFTFLDTLYFGALISPTDPLTVLAIFSQLKVDVNLYAMIFGESVLNDAVALVLSGAIQNYEKRYSTDGEFEITAFLQAIGDFIGIFSLSLIVGALMGCFTALMTKFTHVRDWPLLESALFVLMSYAAFLIAEVCELTGVVAVLFCGICQAHYTYNNLSTDSRNRTKQLFELLNFLAENFIFTYIGVSMFTFPKHHFDPWFIIAGFLTSTLGRAVNIYPLSFLMNLGRKPPIPMNFQHMLFFSGLRGAMSFALAIRNTVSEARQAMLTTTSLIVIATVVLQGGAATHALAYLRIPTGYELSQGQNEESDTLPYRDVRNTGRMVVKWGKDESGVIMPCHLNYEDSRSNYNYHSTPCEESHRDSGDSGTEKSRLAKLWGALDSRLLKPLLTHARPPLTETLPAFFRPLARLLTTTRQYTQGDNNGLRRTDSDSDLCIDEPQPVPTSIDPQQLWPGLVDTRISVEGITGSNI, from the exons ATGAATCTATTATTTGTCTACTGTAAtatctttttgtatataattgtatCATGTGATGCTTCTGGAACCGATATAGCACTTGATGCTAAGGCTACTTTGCTCCATCGTATAGATagtttaaatcttttaatttatacatgtcTTCTTACCCTGACCGTGCTTACAATTTGGGTATTCAAGCATCGTCGTGTGAGCTGGCTCCACGAAACGGGCTTGGCTGTAATATATG gtCTTATAGTTGGTGCCATTATTAGATATGGAAGCAGTACAAATGAAATTACCTATATTGATGCTCATCCAGATCCAGATTCCAAATACAACCTGTCTGTGCCCCCAGATATGGTTAGGTTCCACTTTCCAGATAAAATTCAAGTAACGGGTG ATGGTCCTGTACCAAACAAAACATATGCATACAGCTTTAGAGGAGAAATTGTTAATGTAGAACAGAATGAAATAGATCTAAAAGCTACATTTGatcctgaaatattttttaatattattcttccACCTATTATTTTCCATGCAGGGTACTGTTTAAAAAGA aAATACTTCTTTCGCAATTTAGGTGCTATATTGACCTTTGCAATGGTTGGGACGGCATTATCTGCATTGGTTATTGGATCACTTATGTATGGTTTTGTTCAACTGATGCCAGCATCATTGGCATCAAGCTTCACATTTTTAGACACACTCTACTTTGGTGCACTTATCTCTCCAACAGATCCCTTAACAGTTCTTGCTATTTTCTCACAGTTAAAG GTTGATGTTAATTTGTATGCAATGATTTTTGGCGAAAGTGTCCTAAATGATGCAGTAGCTTTAGTACTTAGCGG agcTATTCAAAACTATGAGAAGAGATATTCAACGGATGGCGAGTTTGAAATAACAGCGTTTTTACAAGCCATAGGCGATTTTATCGGAATATTCAGCCTTTCTCTTATCGTTGGAGCTCTCATGGGTTGTTTCACAGCATTG ATGACAAAGTTTACGCACGTACGTGACTGGCCTCTCCTGGAATCGGCATTGTTTGTCCTCATGTCATACGCGGCTTTCCTCATCGCCGAAGTGTGCGAATTAACAG gtgTTGTAGCGGTACTATTCTGTGGTATATGTCAGGCCCATTACACATACAACAACCTGTCTACGGACTCGAGAAATCGGACAAAACAATTGTTTGAATTGCTCAACTTTTTGGctgaaaactttatatttacatacattggTGTTTCGATGTTCACTTTCCCGAAACACCATTTTGATCCCTGGTTTATTATTGCCGGATTT TTGACTTCAACTCTTGGCCGAGCAGTAAATATCTATCCGCTCTCATTTCTAATGAATCTCGGACGAAAACCACCAATACCCATGAATTTCCAACACATGCTCTTCTTTTCTG GATTGCGAGGCGCAATGTCTTTCGCGCTAGCAATCCGTAACACAGTATCAGAGGCGCGTCAGGCGATGTTGACGACGACATCATTGATTGTGATAGCCACGGTGGTACTGCAAGGAGGCGCAGCGACGCATGCCTTAGCGTACTTGCGTATACCCACCGGGTACGAACTTAg cCAAGGACAGAACGAAGAAAGCGACACGCTTCCGTACAGGGATGTGAGAaat ACTGGCCGCATGGTAGTTAAATGGGGAAAAGACGAGAGCGGAGTCATAATGCCTTGCCACCTTAACTATGAGGAC TCTCGTTCAAACTACAACTATCACAGTACTCCCTGCGAA gaaaGCCATCGTGATAGCGGCGATAGCGGAACTGAGAAATCCCGGCTAGCTAAGTTATGGGGTGCGCTGGACTCTCGTCTGCTTAAGCCGCTGCTTACGCACGCAAGACCACCACTTACGGAGACATTGCCCGCATTCTTTAGACCTCTAGCGAGGCTTTTGACTACCACACGCCAGTACACACAAGGA gACAATAATGGACTTCGAAGGACCGATTCAGATTCGGATCTGTGTATTGACGAACCACAACCAGTTCCTACAAGTATAGACCCACAG CAACTTTGGCCCGGACTTGTGGATACAAGGATTTCTGTTGAAGGTATCACTGGCAGTAATATATAA
- the LOC123715996 gene encoding sodium/hydrogen exchanger 7 isoform X10 produces MNLLFVYCNIFLYIIVSCDASGTDIALDAKATLLHRIDSLNLLIYTCLLTLTVLTIWVFKHRRVSWLHETGLAVIYGLIVGAIIRYGSSTNEITYIDAHPDPDSKYNLSVPPDMVRFHFPDKIQVTGDGPVPNKTYAYSFRGEIVNVEQNEIDLKATFDPEIFFNIILPPIIFHAGYCLKRKYFFRNLGAILTFAMVGTALSALVIGSLMYGFVQLMPASLASSFTFLDTLYFGALISPTDPLTVLAIFSQLKVDVNLYAMIFGESVLNDAVALVLSGAIQNYEKRYSTDGEFEITAFLQAIGDFIGIFSLSLIVGALMGCFTALMTKFTHVRDWPLLESALFVLMSYAAFLIAEVCELTGVVAVLFCGICQAHYTYNNLSTDSRNRTKQLFELLNFLAENFIFTYIGVSMFTFPKHHFDPWFIIAGFLTSTLGRAVNIYPLSFLMNLGRKPPIPMNFQHMLFFSGLRGAMSFALAIRNTVSEARQAMLTTTSLIVIATVVLQGGAATHALAYLRIPTGYELSQGQNEESDTLPYRDVRNPGDISLGLRNVDVTTSSEQAPESHRDSGDSGTEKSRLAKLWGALDSRLLKPLLTHARPPLTETLPAFFRPLARLLTTTRQYTQGDNNGLRRTDSDSDLCIDEPQPVPTSIDPQQLWPGLVDTRISVEGITGSNI; encoded by the exons ATGAATCTATTATTTGTCTACTGTAAtatctttttgtatataattgtatCATGTGATGCTTCTGGAACCGATATAGCACTTGATGCTAAGGCTACTTTGCTCCATCGTATAGATagtttaaatcttttaatttatacatgtcTTCTTACCCTGACCGTGCTTACAATTTGGGTATTCAAGCATCGTCGTGTGAGCTGGCTCCACGAAACGGGCTTGGCTGTAATATATG gtCTTATAGTTGGTGCCATTATTAGATATGGAAGCAGTACAAATGAAATTACCTATATTGATGCTCATCCAGATCCAGATTCCAAATACAACCTGTCTGTGCCCCCAGATATGGTTAGGTTCCACTTTCCAGATAAAATTCAAGTAACGGGTG ATGGTCCTGTACCAAACAAAACATATGCATACAGCTTTAGAGGAGAAATTGTTAATGTAGAACAGAATGAAATAGATCTAAAAGCTACATTTGatcctgaaatattttttaatattattcttccACCTATTATTTTCCATGCAGGGTACTGTTTAAAAAGA aAATACTTCTTTCGCAATTTAGGTGCTATATTGACCTTTGCAATGGTTGGGACGGCATTATCTGCATTGGTTATTGGATCACTTATGTATGGTTTTGTTCAACTGATGCCAGCATCATTGGCATCAAGCTTCACATTTTTAGACACACTCTACTTTGGTGCACTTATCTCTCCAACAGATCCCTTAACAGTTCTTGCTATTTTCTCACAGTTAAAG GTTGATGTTAATTTGTATGCAATGATTTTTGGCGAAAGTGTCCTAAATGATGCAGTAGCTTTAGTACTTAGCGG agcTATTCAAAACTATGAGAAGAGATATTCAACGGATGGCGAGTTTGAAATAACAGCGTTTTTACAAGCCATAGGCGATTTTATCGGAATATTCAGCCTTTCTCTTATCGTTGGAGCTCTCATGGGTTGTTTCACAGCATTG ATGACAAAGTTTACGCACGTACGTGACTGGCCTCTCCTGGAATCGGCATTGTTTGTCCTCATGTCATACGCGGCTTTCCTCATCGCCGAAGTGTGCGAATTAACAG gtgTTGTAGCGGTACTATTCTGTGGTATATGTCAGGCCCATTACACATACAACAACCTGTCTACGGACTCGAGAAATCGGACAAAACAATTGTTTGAATTGCTCAACTTTTTGGctgaaaactttatatttacatacattggTGTTTCGATGTTCACTTTCCCGAAACACCATTTTGATCCCTGGTTTATTATTGCCGGATTT TTGACTTCAACTCTTGGCCGAGCAGTAAATATCTATCCGCTCTCATTTCTAATGAATCTCGGACGAAAACCACCAATACCCATGAATTTCCAACACATGCTCTTCTTTTCTG GATTGCGAGGCGCAATGTCTTTCGCGCTAGCAATCCGTAACACAGTATCAGAGGCGCGTCAGGCGATGTTGACGACGACATCATTGATTGTGATAGCCACGGTGGTACTGCAAGGAGGCGCAGCGACGCATGCCTTAGCGTACTTGCGTATACCCACCGGGTACGAACTTAg cCAAGGACAGAACGAAGAAAGCGACACGCTTCCGTACAGGGATGTGAGAaat CCAGGTGATATTAGTTTGGGGCTAAGAAACGTGGACGTAACAACATCGAGTGAGCAAGCACCC gaaaGCCATCGTGATAGCGGCGATAGCGGAACTGAGAAATCCCGGCTAGCTAAGTTATGGGGTGCGCTGGACTCTCGTCTGCTTAAGCCGCTGCTTACGCACGCAAGACCACCACTTACGGAGACATTGCCCGCATTCTTTAGACCTCTAGCGAGGCTTTTGACTACCACACGCCAGTACACACAAGGA gACAATAATGGACTTCGAAGGACCGATTCAGATTCGGATCTGTGTATTGACGAACCACAACCAGTTCCTACAAGTATAGACCCACAG CAACTTTGGCCCGGACTTGTGGATACAAGGATTTCTGTTGAAGGTATCACTGGCAGTAATATATAA
- the LOC123715996 gene encoding sodium/hydrogen exchanger 7 isoform X9, protein MNLLFVYCNIFLYIIVSCDASGTDIALDAKATLLHRIDSLNLLIYTCLLTLTVLTIWVFKHRRVSWLHETGLAVIYGLIVGAIIRYGSSTNEITYIDAHPDPDSKYNLSVPPDMVRFHFPDKIQVTGDGPVPNKTYAYSFRGEIVNVEQNEIDLKATFDPEIFFNIILPPIIFHAGYCLKRKYFFRNLGAILTFAMVGTALSALVIGSLMYGFVQLMPASLASSFTFLDTLYFGALISPTDPLTVLAIFSQLKVDVNLYAMIFGESVLNDAVALVLSGAIQNYEKRYSTDGEFEITAFLQAIGDFIGIFSLSLIVGALMGCFTALMTKFTHVRDWPLLESALFVLMSYAAFLIAEVCELTGVVAVLFCGICQAHYTYNNLSTDSRNRTKQLFELLNFLAENFIFTYIGVSMFTFPKHHFDPWFIIAGFLTSTLGRAVNIYPLSFLMNLGRKPPIPMNFQHMLFFSGLRGAMSFALAIRNTVSEARQAMLTTTSLIVIATVVLQGGAATHALAYLRIPTGYELSQGQNEESDTLPYRDVRNTGRMVVKWGKDESGVIMPCHLNYEDESHRDSGDSGTEKSRLAKLWGALDSRLLKPLLTHARPPLTETLPAFFRPLARLLTTTRQYTQGDNNGLRRTDSDSDLCIDEPQPVPTSIDPQQLWPGLVDTRISVEGITGSNI, encoded by the exons ATGAATCTATTATTTGTCTACTGTAAtatctttttgtatataattgtatCATGTGATGCTTCTGGAACCGATATAGCACTTGATGCTAAGGCTACTTTGCTCCATCGTATAGATagtttaaatcttttaatttatacatgtcTTCTTACCCTGACCGTGCTTACAATTTGGGTATTCAAGCATCGTCGTGTGAGCTGGCTCCACGAAACGGGCTTGGCTGTAATATATG gtCTTATAGTTGGTGCCATTATTAGATATGGAAGCAGTACAAATGAAATTACCTATATTGATGCTCATCCAGATCCAGATTCCAAATACAACCTGTCTGTGCCCCCAGATATGGTTAGGTTCCACTTTCCAGATAAAATTCAAGTAACGGGTG ATGGTCCTGTACCAAACAAAACATATGCATACAGCTTTAGAGGAGAAATTGTTAATGTAGAACAGAATGAAATAGATCTAAAAGCTACATTTGatcctgaaatattttttaatattattcttccACCTATTATTTTCCATGCAGGGTACTGTTTAAAAAGA aAATACTTCTTTCGCAATTTAGGTGCTATATTGACCTTTGCAATGGTTGGGACGGCATTATCTGCATTGGTTATTGGATCACTTATGTATGGTTTTGTTCAACTGATGCCAGCATCATTGGCATCAAGCTTCACATTTTTAGACACACTCTACTTTGGTGCACTTATCTCTCCAACAGATCCCTTAACAGTTCTTGCTATTTTCTCACAGTTAAAG GTTGATGTTAATTTGTATGCAATGATTTTTGGCGAAAGTGTCCTAAATGATGCAGTAGCTTTAGTACTTAGCGG agcTATTCAAAACTATGAGAAGAGATATTCAACGGATGGCGAGTTTGAAATAACAGCGTTTTTACAAGCCATAGGCGATTTTATCGGAATATTCAGCCTTTCTCTTATCGTTGGAGCTCTCATGGGTTGTTTCACAGCATTG ATGACAAAGTTTACGCACGTACGTGACTGGCCTCTCCTGGAATCGGCATTGTTTGTCCTCATGTCATACGCGGCTTTCCTCATCGCCGAAGTGTGCGAATTAACAG gtgTTGTAGCGGTACTATTCTGTGGTATATGTCAGGCCCATTACACATACAACAACCTGTCTACGGACTCGAGAAATCGGACAAAACAATTGTTTGAATTGCTCAACTTTTTGGctgaaaactttatatttacatacattggTGTTTCGATGTTCACTTTCCCGAAACACCATTTTGATCCCTGGTTTATTATTGCCGGATTT TTGACTTCAACTCTTGGCCGAGCAGTAAATATCTATCCGCTCTCATTTCTAATGAATCTCGGACGAAAACCACCAATACCCATGAATTTCCAACACATGCTCTTCTTTTCTG GATTGCGAGGCGCAATGTCTTTCGCGCTAGCAATCCGTAACACAGTATCAGAGGCGCGTCAGGCGATGTTGACGACGACATCATTGATTGTGATAGCCACGGTGGTACTGCAAGGAGGCGCAGCGACGCATGCCTTAGCGTACTTGCGTATACCCACCGGGTACGAACTTAg cCAAGGACAGAACGAAGAAAGCGACACGCTTCCGTACAGGGATGTGAGAaat ACTGGCCGCATGGTAGTTAAATGGGGAAAAGACGAGAGCGGAGTCATAATGCCTTGCCACCTTAACTATGAGGAC gaaaGCCATCGTGATAGCGGCGATAGCGGAACTGAGAAATCCCGGCTAGCTAAGTTATGGGGTGCGCTGGACTCTCGTCTGCTTAAGCCGCTGCTTACGCACGCAAGACCACCACTTACGGAGACATTGCCCGCATTCTTTAGACCTCTAGCGAGGCTTTTGACTACCACACGCCAGTACACACAAGGA gACAATAATGGACTTCGAAGGACCGATTCAGATTCGGATCTGTGTATTGACGAACCACAACCAGTTCCTACAAGTATAGACCCACAG CAACTTTGGCCCGGACTTGTGGATACAAGGATTTCTGTTGAAGGTATCACTGGCAGTAATATATAA
- the LOC123715996 gene encoding sodium/hydrogen exchanger 7 isoform X14 codes for MNLLFVYCNIFLYIIVSCDASGTDIALDAKATLLHRIDSLNLLIYTCLLTLTVLTIWVFKHRRVSWLHETGLAVIYGLIVGAIIRYGSSTNEITYIDAHPDPDSKYNLSVPPDMVRFHFPDKIQVTGDGPVPNKTYAYSFRGEIVNVEQNEIDLKATFDPEIFFNIILPPIIFHAGYCLKRKYFFRNLGAILTFAMVGTALSALVIGSLMYGFVQLMPASLASSFTFLDTLYFGALISPTDPLTVLAIFSQLKVDVNLYAMIFGESVLNDAVALVLSGAIQNYEKRYSTDGEFEITAFLQAIGDFIGIFSLSLIVGALMGCFTALMTKFTHVRDWPLLESALFVLMSYAAFLIAEVCELTGVVAVLFCGICQAHYTYNNLSTDSRNRTKQLFELLNFLAENFIFTYIGVSMFTFPKHHFDPWFIIAGFLTSTLGRAVNIYPLSFLMNLGRKPPIPMNFQHMLFFSGLRGAMSFALAIRNTVSEARQAMLTTTSLIVIATVVLQGGAATHALAYLRIPTGYELSQGQNEESDTLPYRDVRNESHRDSGDSGTEKSRLAKLWGALDSRLLKPLLTHARPPLTETLPAFFRPLARLLTTTRQYTQGDNNGLRRTDSDSDLCIDEPQPVPTSIDPQQLWPGLVDTRISVEGITGSNI; via the exons ATGAATCTATTATTTGTCTACTGTAAtatctttttgtatataattgtatCATGTGATGCTTCTGGAACCGATATAGCACTTGATGCTAAGGCTACTTTGCTCCATCGTATAGATagtttaaatcttttaatttatacatgtcTTCTTACCCTGACCGTGCTTACAATTTGGGTATTCAAGCATCGTCGTGTGAGCTGGCTCCACGAAACGGGCTTGGCTGTAATATATG gtCTTATAGTTGGTGCCATTATTAGATATGGAAGCAGTACAAATGAAATTACCTATATTGATGCTCATCCAGATCCAGATTCCAAATACAACCTGTCTGTGCCCCCAGATATGGTTAGGTTCCACTTTCCAGATAAAATTCAAGTAACGGGTG ATGGTCCTGTACCAAACAAAACATATGCATACAGCTTTAGAGGAGAAATTGTTAATGTAGAACAGAATGAAATAGATCTAAAAGCTACATTTGatcctgaaatattttttaatattattcttccACCTATTATTTTCCATGCAGGGTACTGTTTAAAAAGA aAATACTTCTTTCGCAATTTAGGTGCTATATTGACCTTTGCAATGGTTGGGACGGCATTATCTGCATTGGTTATTGGATCACTTATGTATGGTTTTGTTCAACTGATGCCAGCATCATTGGCATCAAGCTTCACATTTTTAGACACACTCTACTTTGGTGCACTTATCTCTCCAACAGATCCCTTAACAGTTCTTGCTATTTTCTCACAGTTAAAG GTTGATGTTAATTTGTATGCAATGATTTTTGGCGAAAGTGTCCTAAATGATGCAGTAGCTTTAGTACTTAGCGG agcTATTCAAAACTATGAGAAGAGATATTCAACGGATGGCGAGTTTGAAATAACAGCGTTTTTACAAGCCATAGGCGATTTTATCGGAATATTCAGCCTTTCTCTTATCGTTGGAGCTCTCATGGGTTGTTTCACAGCATTG ATGACAAAGTTTACGCACGTACGTGACTGGCCTCTCCTGGAATCGGCATTGTTTGTCCTCATGTCATACGCGGCTTTCCTCATCGCCGAAGTGTGCGAATTAACAG gtgTTGTAGCGGTACTATTCTGTGGTATATGTCAGGCCCATTACACATACAACAACCTGTCTACGGACTCGAGAAATCGGACAAAACAATTGTTTGAATTGCTCAACTTTTTGGctgaaaactttatatttacatacattggTGTTTCGATGTTCACTTTCCCGAAACACCATTTTGATCCCTGGTTTATTATTGCCGGATTT TTGACTTCAACTCTTGGCCGAGCAGTAAATATCTATCCGCTCTCATTTCTAATGAATCTCGGACGAAAACCACCAATACCCATGAATTTCCAACACATGCTCTTCTTTTCTG GATTGCGAGGCGCAATGTCTTTCGCGCTAGCAATCCGTAACACAGTATCAGAGGCGCGTCAGGCGATGTTGACGACGACATCATTGATTGTGATAGCCACGGTGGTACTGCAAGGAGGCGCAGCGACGCATGCCTTAGCGTACTTGCGTATACCCACCGGGTACGAACTTAg cCAAGGACAGAACGAAGAAAGCGACACGCTTCCGTACAGGGATGTGAGAaat gaaaGCCATCGTGATAGCGGCGATAGCGGAACTGAGAAATCCCGGCTAGCTAAGTTATGGGGTGCGCTGGACTCTCGTCTGCTTAAGCCGCTGCTTACGCACGCAAGACCACCACTTACGGAGACATTGCCCGCATTCTTTAGACCTCTAGCGAGGCTTTTGACTACCACACGCCAGTACACACAAGGA gACAATAATGGACTTCGAAGGACCGATTCAGATTCGGATCTGTGTATTGACGAACCACAACCAGTTCCTACAAGTATAGACCCACAG CAACTTTGGCCCGGACTTGTGGATACAAGGATTTCTGTTGAAGGTATCACTGGCAGTAATATATAA